Proteins encoded by one window of Lycium barbarum isolate Lr01 chromosome 11, ASM1917538v2, whole genome shotgun sequence:
- the LOC132616603 gene encoding anthocyanidin 3-O-glucosyltransferase 2-like — MTTKAELVFIPSPGAGHLISAIEIAKLILNRDERLCISVLIMKLPMDFGVQSYVASLSSSPRLQFVDITLDEKTVAGLLKNKESFFTDFIQGHKPKVKDFIHNTSFSKSGSGFSRLAGFVLDMFCTSMIDVASEFSVPSYIFLTSNAAFLALCYHFESLKKEHHIDTSKYKDSDEELTIPGFKNPYPGKFLPRLTTDQTTATTLFFDSVTRFKETKGIMVNTFAELEPFALQSLLVPKIYPVGPVVNFKEGGHGRNSESETESIIKWLDDQPESSVVFLCFGSMGSFDAEQIEEIAVALECSGHRFLWSLRRPPPKGKMELPSNYEDFQEVLPEGFIERTNGVGKVIGWAPQVAVLSHPAVGGFVSHCGWNSVLESLCFGVPIGAWPQYAEQQMNAFELVKQLGLAVEIRMDYFKDFEGKHGPVEIVTAKEIASGIRQLIADGEENEIRKRAKEMKEKSSAAMKEGGSSYASLGLLIEDVISNIS; from the exons ATGACAACGAAAGCAGAGCTTGTTTTCATTCCTTCACCTGGAGCAGGTCACCTTATCTCCGCCATTGAAATTGCAAAACTCATTCTCAACAGAGATGAAAGACTTTGCATTTCTGTCCTCATCATGAAGCTTCCAATGGATTTCGGCGTTCAATCCTACGTCGCATCACTTTCTTCTTCACCTCGCTTGCAGTTCGTCGATATCACCCTTGACGAGAAAACTGTTGCTGGATTGTTGAAAAATAAGGAATCCTTCTTCACTGACTTTATTCAAGGTCACAAACCAAAAGTAAAAGATTTTATTCATAACACAAGCTTTTCTAAATCCGGTTCGGGGTTTTCTCGGCTTGCAGGCTTTGTTCTTGACATGTTCTGTACCTCTATGATTGATGTGGCAAGCGAATTTAGTGTTCCGAGTTATATTTTCCTCACTTCAAATGCTGCTTTTCTTGCACTTTGTTATCATTTTGAGTCCCTTAAAAAAGAGCATCATATAGATACCTCTAAGTACAAGGACTCTGATGAAGAGTTAACAATCCCTGGTTTTAAAAACCCGTATCCAGGGAAATTCTTGCCTAGATTGACAACAGATCAAACAACCGCGACGACCTTATTCTTCGATTCTGTAACTCGATTCAAAGAGACGAAGGGTATTATGGTCAACACATTCGCGGAGCTTGAACCTTTTGCTCTTCAGTCTCTTTTAGTTCCGAAAATATATCCAGTTGGTCCTGTGGTGAATTTTAAAGAAGGGGGTCACGGTCGAAACAGCGAATCGGAAACAGAAAGTATTATCAAATGGTTGGATGATCAGCCAGAATCCTCTGTAGTGTTTTTGTGCTTTGGAAGTATGGGAAGTTTTGATGCCGAACAGATCGAAGAAATAGCAGTTGCATTGGAGTGCAGCGGTCACAG GTTCTTGTGGTCCTTACGAAGACCTCCACCGAAGGGGAAAATGGAGCTGCCGAGTAATTACGAAGATTTTCAGGAAGTGCTACCAGAAGGGTTTATTGAAAGGACAAATGGGGTCGGGAAAGTTATAGGATGGGCACCTCAAGTGGCAGTACTATCTCACCCTGCAGTGGGTGGATTTGTATCTCATTGTGGATGGAATTCTGTGCTTGAAAGCTTGTGTTTTGGAGTCCCAATAGGCGCTTGGCCACAGTACGCGGAACAGCAGATGAATGCCTTCGAGTTGGTTAAACAATTGGGGCTGGCAGTGGAGATTCGAATGGACTATTTCAAGGACTTCGAAGGGAAACATGGGCCTGTCGAGATTGTTACTGCGAAGGAAATTGCAAGTGGCATACGACAGCTGATAGCGGATGGCGAGGAGAATGAAATCAGGAAAAGGGCGAAGGAAATGAAAGAGAAAAGCAGTGCAGCCATGAAGGAGGGTGGTTCATCTTATGCATCTCTTGGGCTTCTAATTGAGGATGTCATTAGTAACATTTCTTGA